The genomic region TGTTGTAATATTTTATATTATTTTTGATAAACCATGCCATTGTGGCTTATTTCCTAAAGATAATTTTTATTCATTTTTTTCTGTTTTGATGATAAATTTTTATATTATACTTTTGTGATGTTTTAGATAATAATATATAGTTGCAGAAACTATGCGATTTATAAAAGGTGCTACAGCCAGAGAGGCAAACAAAAAACTTAGACGTACAGGGGCATTCTGGCATCATGAAAGTTATGACCATATTGTGAGAGATGATGCTGAAAAACTAAGGATTATTAGTTATATTTTGGAAAATCCATTAAATGCAGGTTCAGTAAAAGATTGGCATGATTGGAAATGGACATATTGTAATTCAAAGTATTGCGTGATATAAGTTGTTTTAGATTTTTAATTGAGATAGCTCAACATAAATGTTGAGGTACAATATGAAACTCTGCTTCGCCACAAACAATATTCATAAACTAAATGAGATCAAGGCGCTCATAGGGTTTGAGTTTGAAATTTTGAGCCTGGCTGATATCGGCTGTAACGAATCTTTGCCCGAAGATCAGGAAACACTACAGGGCAATTCATTGCAAAAAGCGGAATACGTCTGGAAAAACTATCAGGTCAGCTGCTTTTCGGACGATACAGGCCTGGAAGTTGATGCACTTAATGGCCAGCCGGGTGTGTATGCTGCCAGGTATGCAGGTGAGCGCTGTGATTTTGATGACAATATAAACCTGTTATTGAAAAACCTCTCAGGAATCAAAGATCGTAAAGCCCGCTTTATATCAGTTATCACGTTGATATTGGATGGAAAGGTAGAACAGCCCCGACAAAATCGGGATTTCACTTACATTCAATTTGAAGGCATCATTAATGGTGAAATTCTTACTGAAAAAAGAGGTCAGAAGGGCTTTGGGTATGACCCGGTCTTTAAGCCGGAGGGCTATGATGTCAGCTTTGCTGAAATAGAGCCAGAAGAGAAAAACAAGATCAGTCACAGGGGTATAGCTATTCGGAAGTTGGTTGAATATTTGAAACTAACAAACTAATAACCACCCATTTTAGGCACTTTAGGCATTTTTTCATACCTTTGCAAGCCTAAAAGATTCAGTATTCCATTATCCAATAAACAATATTTATAATGATAAACAAACCAGTCATCATAGGCTTTACAGCCGTCATAACAATTTTAAGCCTTTTTTATCTCTCTTTCACTTTTATTGCAAGAAATATAAATAAAGAAGCTACACAATTTGCAACAGACGAAAAGGGCAATATAGACTTTAGCAAAAAACAAGCATACCTTGATTCCATCTGGAATGAGCCGGTTTACAACCTGGTTGGTATGGAATTTACCTATAAAGAGGTTAAAAAGAATGAGTTGAGCCTAGGCTTAGACCTGCAAGGCGGGATGCACGTGGTGCTCGAAGTATCTCCGGTTGATATTTTGAATGATCTTTCGGCTAATAGTAAAGACCCTCATTTTCTTCAGGCAATTAAAAAAGCCCGTGGGATGCAAAGAAACAGCCGGGAAAAATTTGCAAGCTTATTTTATAAAGCCTTTAAAGAGATTGAACCTGATGGTAAGCTTAGCCGTATTTTTTCAAATACAAATACAAAAGGACTGATCCGCTATGAATCTTCTGATGAAGAAGTGATGAAGATCGTAGAAAGTAAGATGCAAGACGCCACAGACCAGGCATATCAAATCTTACGAAAAAGGATCAATCAATTTGGTGTCAATCAGCCGGTCATACAAAAATTAAAAGGCACAGGCAGGATCCAGTTAGAACTTCCCGGTGTTGAGAATCCGGCACGGGTCAGGGAATTATTGCAGAGAATTGCTAAATTAGAGTTCTGGGAGGTTTGGGAACCGGGTGAATTTGCACCGTATTTTAACCAGCTCAATGATTATCTTGTAAAAGTAGAACAACGGGAGGCTGAGAATAAATTTGATGAGATTGGTACTCCTTTTGACAACATTCTTACAGCCGATACTGTTTCAGATGAAGGTACGGAGGAAGAAGGCGCTTCTGATGCTATTTTGAATGATCTGTTATCCGAAACCGATGAAAAAGATATTTTAGATCCTGATACCGGTAGTGAAGATGAGAAGTCATTGACAGACCAGTTGACCGGAACTAATGAAGACCTCCCCCAAGGCAAAAGCGATGGCAAAGTCTCCCCCTTGGAGAGGACGATGTCCAGTGGACATCGGGACAGCATTGCGGGAAGCAGGGGGGCTGCTGATACTGCTGAAGATGAACGCTCATTGGTAGAACAGTTGACAGGCACAGATGAAGATACTTCCACAAGTGATACGCTGACACAGCAGCAAAGCTCACTATTAGCCAGTTTATTCGTTCCCTTAGACAGGGAAGGAAATATTGGCTCAAACATTAATGATACTTCACGAGTAAACAAGCTCATGAATTCTATGGAAGTAAAAGCCATTTTCCCTCCTAATATGAAGTTCCTATGGGATGTAAAACCATTCATTGCAGATGATGGAAATGAGTTTTTGGCTTTATACCCGATTAAAAAAGGTAGAAGAGGCGAAGCGCAATTAGCCGGTGATGTGATCAAGAACGCCAGGCAGGATTTTGATGAAAGAGGCAGGGTTGCGGTGAGTATGTCAATGAACAGCTTCGGAGCTAAAAAATGGAGAAAGCTGACCCGGGAAAATATAGGTAGAAGGTTTGCTATAGCGCTGGATAATTATGTTTACTCCGCTCCGGTAATCCAGAGTGAAATACCAAACGGACAATCCGTTATTTCAGGAAATTTTACGCTTGAAGAAGCCAAAGACCTCGCTAACGTGTTAAATGCAGGTAAGCTAAAAACACCAACTACAATTGTACAAGAGGCGGTGGTAGGCCCTTCATTGGGTAAAGAAGCAATTCAGCAAGGTATTATTAGTATCATAGCCGGTCTTTGTTTGGTTGTGTTGTTTATGATGCTTTATTATAATTCAGGAGGCTTTGTAGCAGACATCGCCTTGTTGATCAACGTTTTCTTTATCCTGGGGATCTTATCACAGCCTTTTTTTGATGCATCACTCACCTTACCCGGGATAGCAGGAATTGTCTTGACCATTGGCATGTCCATTGACGCCAACGTGCTGATCTTTGAAAGGATACGCGAAGAGCTGAAAAACGGAAAAGCAATGGTAAATGCCATAGCTGACGGTTACAATCGGGCTTATACTGCCATAATAGATTCAAACGTAACTACATTCCTGACTGCTTTTATATTATATAAATTTGGTTCTGGTATTATACAAGGCTTTGCCGTAACATTGATGATAGGTATTATTTGCTCATTTTTCTCCGCAGTTTTTATTACCCGGTTGATAATTGAATGGATGGCGAAGACAAAAAATGAGAAGCTGTTATTTTTTTCTACCTTCATCTCGGCCAGGTTATTTCAAAATTTAGACTTCAATATCATCAGTCGCAGAAAATTAGCTTATTTTCTTTCCGGAACCTTGATCCTGGTAGGGATTATAAGCATTGTAACCCAAAAAGGGCTGAACCTGGGCGTAGATTTTAAAGGAGGCAGGTCTTATATCGTAAGATTTGACCAACCGGTGATCGCCTCAAAGGTTAAAGCTGCAATATTGGATGACTTCGAAAATGCAGGCACTGAAGTAAAAACCTTTGACGCAACCAACCAGTTGAAGATCACTACAAGCTACTTAGTGGAAGATGAATCAACAGAAACCGATGAGAAGGTGAAAGTTGCATTGATGAGTGGTTTGAACCGATACAGCGACAATAAACCTGAAATATTGGCTTCCTCTAAAGTAGGGGCAACCATTGCTGATGATATTAAAAATGATGCACAAACCTCCGTTATATATGCGCTCATAGCGATATTCTTATACATCCTGGTACGTTTCAGAAAATGGCAATTCGGGCTTGGAGCTTTGGCCGCATTATTTCATGACATGTTGATTGTGATATCCATGATATCAATCGTACGCCTGTTTGGGATAGACTATGAAGTTGACCAGGTGCTCATAGCAGCAATGCTCACCGTGATCGGTTATTCAATCAATGATACGGTGGTGGTGTTTGACAGGGTCAGGGAGTTTCTTAGAGAGAATCCCAGGGCAGATATAGAGATCACATTAAACAGGGCAATAAACAAAACCCTCAGCAGGACGGTGGTGACCTCTTTCACTACATTGACAGTAGTAGTTGTACTGTTCTTGTTTGGAGGCGAGGTGATGAGGGGTTTCTCCTTTGCCTTGATGGTAGGAATTATTGTTGGTACTTATTCTTCGATCTTCATTGCTACGCCATTGGTGCTGGATACTACAAGGAAGAAATTAGCAAGTGTTTTTGAGAAAAAGGAAAAGGTGGGAGTAAGATAGTAGCTCGGATTGGGTTTCCGGGCGGCTGGTGGGTTGGGGCAGCTTTTGGATTTGTGGGCAAAGATGATAATGACTATAACTATGACGAAGTAGGAATGACGAATGACGAAGTACGAATGATCCCGAGTACTCGGGATACTTCGTCATTCGTACTTCGTATTTCATTAGATTGCATTTTAGAATCTATATTATTAACTTTACATTTTTAATTTTCACTATGAAAACACTAATTGTAAATGTTCCGGATAAAAAAGAAAACTATTTAAGGAGTTTATTAAAAAAACACCGCTTTAAATCGCGTGTATTACCGCAAGAAGAAGACGAAGACCTGATGGCTAAATGGATTGATGAAGGAATGGAAAGCGAAGAAGTTCCAATAGAAAAAATTTACGAATACATGAGAAAAAATGGAGTTGATTGTTAACGGTCAATTTTACAGGGACATTTCAAATTACACAAATTGTAAGTTACAATAGTACAATCAGAGTCTCCCGGAAATCCTAAATTCAAACATTTTACTATCTTAAAAAGGGGACTCTGATGGGACTCTCTAAAAAATATTAGAATATGTTTTTCAGGAGGAACTATAGTAGTTCGCACAATATTACGAAATGAAAAGTTGGCTATTGAAAATATAAATAAAACACTTGTATATAATCATAGCCAACTAGACAACTATAACTATGACGAATGACGAATGACGAATTCGTACTTCGTCATTCGTACTTCGTATTTCATTAGATTGCATTTTAGAATTTATATTATTAACTTTACATTTTTAATTTCCACCCTTAAATTATAAATATTATGAAAAAGCTAATCCTTTACTCGTCAATTTGCAGTTTGGCTCTATGCGCCATGCTCTATGCGCCATGCGCATACGCCCAGGTCGTTGAAAAATGGAAAGTGATCTATGACGGAGGCGCTGGAGATAGGGGAGCTGATATGGTTGTTGATGATTCGGCAAATGTGTATGTAACCGGATATAGCCAGGATGGAGGGGGACTCTCTGATTATTATACGGTGAAATACGATAGTAACGGGGTAGAGCTATGGTCTGCGACCTATGTCCTGGTTGTAGGTAATGATTATGCCCAGGCCATAGCCATTGATGCTGCAGGAAATGTGTATGTAACCGGATATAGTAATAACGGTGGTGGTAGTGATGAATATTTAACCATAAAATACAATGCCAGCGGAGGGCAGTTATGGGCAGTGACCTTTAATAATTTTGCTAATCAACGTGCACAAGACATAGTCGTTGATGCTGCAGGGAGTATTTATGTAACGGGAGATGGCGGGCCCATCGGCAGTACTGATTATATCACTGTAAAATACAATCCTGACGGTACTCAGGCATGGTGGCATCAATATAACGGACCCGGGAATGGAAATGATTACGCCCGTGCCATTGTTGTAGATGATATTACCGGGACTGGCGTTTATGTAACCGGAAGTGGTCTGGCAGGAGTAGGCGATGATTTTATAACTATAAATATTCTTCCTTCGGGCACTTTTGGTTGGGGGCAATTCTATAATGGGATTGGTAACGGCAATGATGTTGCACGTGCCATTGCCATAGATGCCACAGGGGTGTATGTAACCGGGGAGAGCGAATTTGCACCTGGAAACTATGATTATGTCACTATAAAATACGATTTTACCGGAGTGCAGCTATGGACTACACCCTATGACGGTGGATTGGGAGGTAATGATAGAGGAAGGGCCATCGCTTTGGATGGTTCAGGGAATGTGTATGTAACCGGGTTCAGCAGTAATGGCGCCAATGATGATATTGTAACTGTAAAGTACAATAACACCGGCACCGAGCTATGGCCTGCTGTCTATGATGGAGGCAGCGATGATATCGGAGAAGCCATTGCAGTAGATGCTTCAGGCAATGTGTATGTAACCGGAAAAAGTGGTATTCCCGGCATTTTTGATTATACCACTATAAAGTACAATACCAGCGGTGTGCAGCAATGGGATACGGTTTATGGGAATCCGATTTTTGACGATTTAGCAACAGCGATAGCTGTGGATAATTCAGGCAATGTGTATGTAACCGGCTATAGCCGCAACAGTGTCCCCAATGATGATATTGCCACCATCAAATATTGCGATAACATACCGGTGGCATCGGTAGTTGCAGATCTGGATACTATTTGCACCGGATTTGTTGCAACCTTAACTGCTTCAGGAGGTACTAACTATCAATGGAGTACCGGAGATGCAGCAGCAATCATCACTGTAGTTCCACCCCTCACAACTACCTACTGGGTGATCGTTTCCAATAGCTGTTCTTCAGATACGGCTTATGTGACCATTACTGTAAATCCACTACCTCTAGCCATCATCACAGCAAGCAGCCCAACAACCTTCTGTGCCGGAGACAGTGTGGATTTATTATCAGTAGATACCGCTGGTATTGCCAACTATGACTGGTTGTTAAATGGTGTAGCCACAGGCGCAACAGGCTGGACCTATAATGCACTTATGGGTGGAGATTATCAGGTGGTGGTTTGGAATACTTTTGGTTGTTATGACACATCAGCAGCTATTACAGTTACCGTTAATCCGCTGCCTACAGCCAATATCACAGCAAGCGGACCGACAACATTTTGTCAGGGTAATAGCGTCACTTTAACATCTGACCCTGCTGCCGGTTATTCATGGAACACAGGAGCTGCAACTCAAAGCATCACCGTCAGTGTCGGTGGAGTTTATTCCGTAACGGTAACCGATGGAAACGGTTGCAGCGGAACTTCTGCTGCAACCTCAGTAGTAGTAAATCCTCTCCCAACTGTAAATCTGGGATCAGATACCACCCTCTGCACCGGAGGCACCTTTATCCTTGATGCAGGAAATGTGGGTTCTACATATCTATGGTCAACCATTGAAATTACACAAACAATAGTTGTAAGTACTTCAGGCACTTATTGGGTAGAAGTAATTGATGCAAATAGCTGTCTGAACATAGACAGCATCATTTTAACAATAAATCCTCTCCCTATAGTAGATGCAGGAGTTGATATTTCAATTTGCAATGACGGAAGCACAGTGATTTTAGGCGGCTCACCAACAGCATCGGGAACAAGTCCATTGACATACAATTGGTCTCCAGGGATTAAT from Cytophagales bacterium harbors:
- the rdgB gene encoding RdgB/HAM1 family non-canonical purine NTP pyrophosphatase, translating into MKLCFATNNIHKLNEIKALIGFEFEILSLADIGCNESLPEDQETLQGNSLQKAEYVWKNYQVSCFSDDTGLEVDALNGQPGVYAARYAGERCDFDDNINLLLKNLSGIKDRKARFISVITLILDGKVEQPRQNRDFTYIQFEGIINGEILTEKRGQKGFGYDPVFKPEGYDVSFAEIEPEEKNKISHRGIAIRKLVEYLKLTN
- the secD gene encoding protein translocase subunit SecD encodes the protein MINKPVIIGFTAVITILSLFYLSFTFIARNINKEATQFATDEKGNIDFSKKQAYLDSIWNEPVYNLVGMEFTYKEVKKNELSLGLDLQGGMHVVLEVSPVDILNDLSANSKDPHFLQAIKKARGMQRNSREKFASLFYKAFKEIEPDGKLSRIFSNTNTKGLIRYESSDEEVMKIVESKMQDATDQAYQILRKRINQFGVNQPVIQKLKGTGRIQLELPGVENPARVRELLQRIAKLEFWEVWEPGEFAPYFNQLNDYLVKVEQREAENKFDEIGTPFDNILTADTVSDEGTEEEGASDAILNDLLSETDEKDILDPDTGSEDEKSLTDQLTGTNEDLPQGKSDGKVSPLERTMSSGHRDSIAGSRGAADTAEDERSLVEQLTGTDEDTSTSDTLTQQQSSLLASLFVPLDREGNIGSNINDTSRVNKLMNSMEVKAIFPPNMKFLWDVKPFIADDGNEFLALYPIKKGRRGEAQLAGDVIKNARQDFDERGRVAVSMSMNSFGAKKWRKLTRENIGRRFAIALDNYVYSAPVIQSEIPNGQSVISGNFTLEEAKDLANVLNAGKLKTPTTIVQEAVVGPSLGKEAIQQGIISIIAGLCLVVLFMMLYYNSGGFVADIALLINVFFILGILSQPFFDASLTLPGIAGIVLTIGMSIDANVLIFERIREELKNGKAMVNAIADGYNRAYTAIIDSNVTTFLTAFILYKFGSGIIQGFAVTLMIGIICSFFSAVFITRLIIEWMAKTKNEKLLFFSTFISARLFQNLDFNIISRRKLAYFLSGTLILVGIISIVTQKGLNLGVDFKGGRSYIVRFDQPVIASKVKAAILDDFENAGTEVKTFDATNQLKITTSYLVEDESTETDEKVKVALMSGLNRYSDNKPEILASSKVGATIADDIKNDAQTSVIYALIAIFLYILVRFRKWQFGLGALAALFHDMLIVISMISIVRLFGIDYEVDQVLIAAMLTVIGYSINDTVVVFDRVREFLRENPRADIEITLNRAINKTLSRTVVTSFTTLTVVVVLFLFGGEVMRGFSFALMVGIIVGTYSSIFIATPLVLDTTRKKLASVFEKKEKVGVR